In a single window of the Caproicibacterium sp. BJN0003 genome:
- a CDS encoding FtsX-like permease family protein, producing the protein MFFKQIRRNAARNRRGNGLFFGSLIIAIVAFYTLLSLDKQDVMRFLSTIESDAVHKLMMLIPFVYVISLFFVFFLVYFACKYQIDSRRREFGMYLMLGMKRSRLFFLLLCETLWSSLISLLIGLPVALFLTEGISLVTAKLIGLGIIGHRISFSGDAILWTVCGFVMVQLLSMLIICIPLGKTEPAKLLSSDASEKQEPMSKRKSSTFFIFGILLLLIAYYFAIFQLSSTELSALMISVLILFVCGILGTFFLYRGLGGFIGKRISRKSQNATGLATFTGRQVQENVLFEHKSLAVSSLLLLIALSCISYGIAMGIGRTTESRSTDFSIMGTEADISAVLENPKINEMIETSYPVYLSMTKTKFDTNRMIDALKKIPKADNLVQNFHLEYILSETSYNHMMSAMGKEPIDLSENKAALYSTMGSGEGSLYDLLNEALKSKVTIGINGEEYSLLPQLYHDNIVANRSITLYTALIVPDELYQKLTEDTQPFCQNIHLKKSLTDELGLMQAIQKMDGCLAGTGLQYDSYLGGIGRNLFYTVAASYLTIYLGILFLLISNTLVGLKYLIQQRKNKHRYITLLILGADTEDLCCSAKKQIQMFFTLMLSVAVCNSIVAIFVMFTNLTRLPTGTPIATVAALAAIALIVFIMTEIIYISIVKRTACREIRMLEITDRG; encoded by the coding sequence ATGTTCTTTAAGCAGATTCGGCGCAATGCTGCCAGAAATCGCAGGGGGAACGGTTTGTTCTTCGGCTCTCTCATCATTGCTATTGTTGCTTTCTATACGCTTCTTTCATTGGATAAACAGGATGTTATGCGCTTCTTGAGCACGATCGAGAGCGACGCTGTTCATAAGCTGATGATGCTGATTCCATTTGTGTATGTGATATCGTTGTTTTTCGTATTTTTTCTGGTATACTTTGCTTGTAAGTATCAGATAGATAGCCGGCGCCGTGAATTTGGCATGTATCTTATGCTGGGGATGAAACGCAGCCGCTTATTTTTCCTCCTGCTGTGTGAAACACTATGGAGCAGTCTGATATCCCTGCTGATCGGATTGCCGGTGGCCCTGTTTCTCACAGAGGGAATCAGCCTTGTAACAGCGAAACTTATTGGCTTGGGGATTATCGGTCACAGAATTTCATTTTCCGGGGATGCCATCCTATGGACAGTCTGCGGCTTTGTCATGGTACAGCTCCTTTCCATGCTGATTATCTGTATCCCGTTAGGAAAAACAGAACCGGCAAAGCTTTTAAGTTCGGATGCTTCCGAAAAACAGGAACCAATGTCGAAGAGAAAAAGCAGCACTTTTTTTATTTTCGGAATATTGTTATTGCTGATTGCTTATTATTTCGCAATTTTCCAGCTGAGCAGCACGGAGTTATCTGCTTTGATGATTTCTGTTCTTATACTTTTCGTGTGCGGCATTTTAGGAACTTTTTTTCTATACCGCGGACTTGGTGGTTTTATCGGCAAGCGAATCAGCCGCAAAAGCCAAAATGCAACCGGGCTTGCAACTTTTACCGGACGTCAGGTTCAGGAAAATGTACTGTTTGAGCATAAGTCCCTCGCAGTATCGTCCTTGCTTCTGTTGATTGCACTTTCCTGTATCTCTTATGGAATTGCCATGGGGATCGGCCGAACAACAGAGTCGAGAAGCACCGATTTTTCGATCATGGGAACAGAAGCGGATATTTCTGCCGTTTTAGAAAATCCAAAAATCAATGAAATGATAGAAACTTCGTACCCCGTTTATCTGTCTATGACAAAGACGAAATTTGATACAAACCGTATGATCGATGCGTTAAAGAAGATTCCGAAAGCTGATAATCTTGTGCAGAACTTTCATTTGGAATACATTCTGTCAGAAACATCTTATAATCATATGATGTCTGCCATGGGAAAAGAGCCGATCGACCTCAGCGAAAACAAAGCGGCGCTTTATTCGACGATGGGCAGCGGAGAAGGCAGCCTCTATGATCTGCTTAATGAAGCGCTGAAGAGCAAGGTGACTATAGGGATCAACGGAGAAGAATACAGCCTTTTGCCTCAACTGTATCACGACAACATTGTCGCCAACCGTTCCATTACGCTTTATACCGCATTGATTGTTCCCGATGAGCTGTATCAGAAACTTACCGAAGATACACAACCGTTTTGCCAAAATATACACCTAAAGAAGAGCCTAACGGATGAGTTGGGACTGATGCAGGCAATTCAAAAAATGGACGGCTGCCTTGCGGGAACGGGCCTTCAATATGACAGCTATCTTGGCGGCATCGGAAGGAATCTGTTTTATACTGTGGCTGCAAGCTATCTGACGATTTATCTTGGCATTCTGTTTTTGTTGATTTCCAATACTTTGGTCGGTTTAAAATATCTGATTCAGCAGCGGAAGAATAAGCACAGATATATTACCCTGCTGATCCTTGGTGCAGATACGGAAGATTTATGCTGTTCTGCAAAAAAACAGATTCAGATGTTTTTTACACTTATGCTCAGTGTTGCGGTCTGCAACAGTATTGTTGCGATCTTTGTCATGTTTACAAATCTTACACGACTGCCGACCGGCACTCCAATCGCTACCGTTGCTGCGCTTGCGGCGATTGCACTCATTGTCTTTATTATGACGGAGATCATTTATATATCCATTGTAAAACGGACGGCCTGCCGAGAAATCAGGATGCTTGAAATTACGGATCGGGGGTAA
- a CDS encoding TIGR00282 family metallophosphoesterase, translating to MNLFAIGDVVGSIGCRFLREKLPAFKKYKGIDLVIANGENSADGNGLTPSSARYLFDSGVDVLTGGNHSFRRKESYELYDTCETLLRPANFPVSAPGRGFTVVDMGRIQVGVLNLMGVVYLESLESPYDCADRLLKNAPKITVVDFHAEATGEKRSLAYYLDGKVSAIWGTHTHVQTADDCLLPKGTGYISDLGMTGTIESVLGVKPELTIEKARTKMPVRFDLLQEGPCKMDGCLFGIDEKTGRCLSAERIELT from the coding sequence ATGAATCTTTTTGCAATCGGAGATGTCGTCGGCAGTATTGGATGCCGATTTCTTCGGGAAAAACTGCCCGCTTTTAAAAAATATAAAGGGATCGATCTGGTAATTGCTAACGGCGAAAACAGTGCCGACGGCAATGGCCTGACTCCTTCCTCTGCACGCTATCTTTTTGACAGCGGCGTCGATGTGCTTACTGGCGGCAATCACAGTTTTCGCAGAAAAGAAAGCTATGAGCTTTATGACACCTGTGAAACGCTTTTGCGGCCCGCAAACTTTCCGGTTTCCGCTCCTGGAAGAGGATTTACCGTAGTTGATATGGGCCGCATTCAGGTGGGAGTTCTCAACTTAATGGGGGTTGTCTATCTGGAGTCTTTGGAATCCCCCTATGATTGTGCTGATCGTCTTTTAAAAAATGCGCCTAAGATTACCGTGGTGGATTTTCATGCAGAAGCAACCGGAGAAAAGCGCAGTCTCGCCTATTATCTGGATGGAAAAGTCAGCGCAATTTGGGGAACTCATACTCATGTTCAAACAGCCGATGACTGCCTGCTACCAAAAGGCACAGGCTATATTTCCGACCTCGGAATGACCGGTACGATCGAATCTGTATTGGGAGTCAAGCCGGAACTGACGATTGAGAAAGCCCGCACCAAAATGCCGGTTCGCTTTGATCTTTTGCAGGAAGGTCCCTGTAAAATGGACGGATGTCTCTTTGGCATCGATGAAAAAACCGGGCGCTGCCTTTCTGCAGAGCGAATTGAGCTCACTTAA
- the thrS gene encoding threonine--tRNA ligase, with amino-acid sequence MIQVSLKGEPREFESGITVAEVAKSIGMGLYKAACAGKLNGKVVDLRTPLTEDCELEILTFDQVDGKRAYWHTTSHIMAQAVQHLFPDAKFAIGPAIDNGFYYDFDLPRTLTPEDLTAIETEMKKIIKEDIPLKRVEMSAQDALKLMKDLHQDYKVELIEEHSGKGEKITFYKQGDYIDLCAGPHLLSTGKVKAVKLTNCTGAYWRADAKNKMLQRVYGISFPKSADLDTYVKMLEEAKKRDHRKLGKELELFTIMDEGPGFPFFLPKGMILKNLLLDYWREVHKKAGYQEISTPVILSRKLWERSGHWAHYKNNMYTTVIDNEDYAIKPMNCPGGMLVYKTKMRSYKDLPLRMGEIGLVHRHELSGALHGLMRVRCFNQDDAHIFMTPDQMKDEIKGVVRLIDSVYKTFGFPYHIELSTMPEDHMGDKATWDNATNVLREAITELGYDYDINEGDGAFYGPKLDFHLQDCLGRTWQCGTIQLDFQLPERFELEYTGADGQKHRPIMIHRVVFGSVERFIGILTEHFAGAFPMWLSPVQVQILPISERHHDYCEKLQKELEDAGLRVESDMRNEKIGYKIREAQLQKTPYMLVIGDKEVESGEISVRHRKEGDLGTMAVKDFIARAQKEVADKKLD; translated from the coding sequence ATGATTCAGGTATCTTTAAAAGGCGAACCAAGGGAGTTCGAATCCGGAATCACAGTTGCAGAAGTTGCCAAAAGCATCGGAATGGGACTTTATAAGGCTGCCTGCGCTGGAAAGCTGAATGGAAAAGTAGTCGATCTGCGGACTCCACTGACAGAGGACTGCGAGCTGGAGATTTTAACGTTTGACCAGGTGGACGGGAAACGTGCTTATTGGCATACTACTTCTCATATCATGGCGCAAGCGGTTCAGCACTTATTCCCTGATGCGAAATTTGCGATCGGGCCTGCGATCGATAATGGATTTTACTATGATTTCGATCTGCCCAGAACGCTCACTCCGGAAGATCTCACTGCGATTGAGACTGAGATGAAGAAGATTATCAAGGAAGATATTCCACTAAAGCGGGTAGAGATGTCGGCACAAGATGCATTAAAGCTGATGAAAGATTTACACCAGGATTACAAAGTGGAACTGATTGAAGAACACAGCGGCAAGGGTGAAAAAATCACTTTCTATAAGCAGGGCGATTATATTGACCTTTGCGCCGGTCCTCATCTTTTGAGCACCGGAAAAGTAAAAGCAGTGAAACTAACGAACTGCACCGGCGCTTATTGGCGTGCAGATGCTAAAAATAAGATGTTGCAGCGTGTTTATGGAATTTCCTTCCCGAAGAGTGCGGACCTTGATACCTATGTAAAGATGCTGGAAGAAGCAAAGAAGAGGGATCATCGTAAACTGGGAAAAGAACTGGAGCTCTTTACGATTATGGATGAAGGCCCCGGATTCCCGTTCTTCCTGCCAAAGGGAATGATTCTCAAAAATCTGCTGCTGGATTACTGGCGCGAAGTGCATAAGAAGGCCGGCTATCAGGAAATCAGTACGCCGGTGATTTTGAGCCGGAAGCTTTGGGAGCGCAGCGGCCACTGGGCACATTATAAGAATAATATGTATACTACGGTGATCGACAATGAAGATTATGCAATTAAGCCGATGAACTGCCCCGGTGGAATGCTGGTCTATAAGACAAAGATGCGTTCCTATAAAGATCTGCCGCTGAGAATGGGTGAGATTGGTCTTGTTCATCGTCATGAACTTTCCGGTGCTTTGCATGGCTTAATGCGTGTGCGCTGCTTCAATCAGGATGATGCGCATATCTTTATGACGCCCGATCAGATGAAAGACGAGATCAAAGGTGTGGTGCGCTTGATCGACAGCGTTTATAAGACTTTTGGATTCCCGTATCATATTGAACTTTCGACCATGCCGGAAGATCATATGGGAGATAAGGCGACTTGGGATAATGCGACGAATGTTTTGCGCGAAGCGATTACGGAACTCGGGTATGACTATGACATTAATGAGGGCGATGGCGCATTCTATGGACCGAAGCTGGATTTCCATCTGCAGGACTGCTTAGGCCGTACATGGCAGTGCGGAACCATTCAGTTGGACTTCCAGCTGCCAGAGCGTTTTGAACTGGAATATACAGGCGCAGATGGGCAAAAGCATCGTCCGATTATGATTCACCGTGTTGTATTTGGTTCGGTGGAGCGCTTTATTGGAATTCTTACCGAACACTTTGCCGGTGCATTCCCGATGTGGCTTTCTCCGGTGCAGGTACAGATTCTGCCGATTAGTGAACGCCATCACGATTATTGTGAAAAGCTGCAGAAAGAATTGGAAGATGCCGGTCTGCGGGTAGAAAGCGATATGAGAAATGAAAAGATTGGTTATAAGATCCGCGAAGCGCAGCTGCAGAAGACTCCTTATATGTTGGTAATTGGCGATAAGGAAGTTGAGAGCGGAGAAATTTCTGTACGTCATCGTAAAGAGGGAGATCTCGGAACAATGGCTGTCAAAGATTTTATTGCGCGTGCACAAAAGGAAGTTGCAGATAAAAAGCTGGATTGA
- a CDS encoding ABC transporter ATP-binding protein, protein MNANDRILQVEGLTKSYGKGSTKTEALRGISFDVLEGEFLGIMGVSGSGKTTLLNCIATMIKPSSGKIILHGKDISTFNGTQLANYRGKEIGYLFQEFELLDNLTARENITLPLALHGITGENAENNIRQIAAKLDITDVLDKFPSQMSGGQKQRVAAARALISDPSIVLADEPTGALDSKNSKILMDKLSFINSEQHKTIMMVTHDANAASYCSRILFIQDGRLFHELRRNMAAEIPAFFYERIVTVMAQLGGGSANVL, encoded by the coding sequence ATGAATGCAAATGATCGAATCTTACAGGTGGAAGGTCTGACAAAGAGCTATGGAAAAGGCAGCACCAAAACAGAAGCCCTAAGAGGGATTAGTTTTGATGTGTTGGAAGGGGAATTCCTTGGAATCATGGGGGTCAGCGGTTCCGGAAAAACGACACTGCTAAACTGCATTGCGACCATGATCAAGCCGAGTTCCGGTAAAATCATTCTGCATGGCAAGGATATCTCGACCTTTAACGGGACGCAGCTAGCAAACTACCGCGGCAAAGAGATCGGCTATTTGTTTCAGGAGTTTGAATTGCTCGATAATCTAACAGCAAGAGAGAATATTACCCTCCCACTGGCTTTGCACGGAATCACTGGGGAAAATGCGGAAAATAATATTCGGCAGATTGCCGCAAAATTGGATATTACAGACGTTTTGGATAAATTCCCTTCACAGATGTCCGGCGGACAAAAGCAGCGTGTTGCAGCGGCAAGAGCTTTGATTTCCGATCCGAGCATCGTTTTGGCCGATGAGCCTACGGGCGCTTTGGACAGTAAAAATTCTAAAATTTTAATGGATAAACTTTCCTTTATTAATAGCGAACAGCATAAGACGATTATGATGGTTACTCATGATGCCAATGCAGCAAGTTATTGTTCCCGTATCCTCTTTATCCAGGATGGCCGTCTGTTCCACGAGCTCAGAAGAAACATGGCAGCGGAAATACCTGCTTTCTTCTACGAACGGATTGTAACAGTGATGGCTCAGCTGGGAGGAGGAAGCGCAAATGTTCTTTAA
- the crcB gene encoding fluoride efflux transporter CrcB, with product MKLSKVLIVGLGGFLGAALRYVISTATAKYFGDFPLGTLIVNIFGGFVMGFIMEASSSTWPISANSRMFLTTGMMGGLTTFSTFSYETISFFSDGKYLMGGMNAGLNLFSALFACWLGTIVAHLWLR from the coding sequence ATGAAATTAAGTAAAGTTTTGATCGTTGGGCTTGGGGGATTTCTTGGTGCAGCACTGCGCTATGTGATTTCGACCGCTACAGCTAAATATTTTGGGGATTTTCCTCTGGGAACTCTGATAGTAAATATCTTTGGTGGATTCGTTATGGGATTTATTATGGAGGCAAGTTCCAGTACTTGGCCTATTTCTGCAAATTCCAGAATGTTTTTGACGACCGGAATGATGGGCGGACTTACGACTTTTTCCACCTTTAGTTATGAAACCATTTCCTTCTTTTCCGACGGAAAATATCTGATGGGAGGAATGAATGCTGGATTAAATCTTTTTTCAGCATTGTTTGCCTGCTGGCTTGGAACGATAGTTGCCCACTTATGGTTACGCTGA
- the rny gene encoding ribonuclease Y has translation MNTFTAILIAAICAAVAGVVCFFAGSAHRKKAAEAAIGSAEEEAKRIVSDALKNAESKKKETLLEGKDELHKLRSEAEKEINDRRKEVQRQERRIQQKEEFLDKKSETFDAKSETLQQKLKDADQKLADAEEVKKSQLEMLEKISGYTADQAKEYLLKDLDNELTHEKAAKLMTMEQQMKDNSDQMAREIISMAIQRCAADHVAEATISVVPLPNDEMKGRIIGREGRNIRAIETMTGVDLIIDDTPEAITISSFDPVRREIARIALERLISDGRIHPARIEEMVDKARHEVDATIKQEGERAVIEAGVNGLHPELIKLLGRLRYRTSYGQNVLNHSLEVASLCGIMASELGMDPTVARRAGLLHDIGKSLDHEMEGSHVDIGVDVARKYKESEAIIHAIAAHHNDIEPKTVIACLVQAADAISAARPGARRENLENYIKRLEKLEEVASSFEGVASCYAIQAGREIRVMVKPEVISDDQMVLLAREICNKIENELEYPGQIKVNIIRESRASDYAK, from the coding sequence TTGAATACTTTCACAGCAATCCTCATCGCAGCAATTTGTGCAGCGGTGGCTGGTGTTGTGTGTTTTTTTGCCGGTTCTGCACATCGAAAAAAGGCAGCTGAAGCTGCGATTGGCTCTGCAGAAGAAGAAGCCAAGCGGATCGTAAGCGATGCTCTAAAAAATGCAGAATCCAAAAAGAAAGAAACCTTGCTGGAAGGAAAAGACGAGTTGCATAAACTGCGCTCAGAAGCGGAAAAGGAAATTAACGACCGCCGCAAAGAAGTACAGCGACAGGAACGAAGGATCCAGCAAAAGGAAGAATTTCTAGACAAAAAATCAGAAACATTTGATGCAAAATCCGAAACTCTGCAGCAAAAGCTTAAAGATGCAGATCAAAAGCTAGCAGATGCAGAAGAGGTTAAAAAGAGTCAGTTGGAAATGTTGGAAAAGATCTCTGGTTATACAGCAGATCAGGCGAAAGAATATCTGCTCAAAGACCTTGACAATGAACTGACCCACGAAAAAGCAGCCAAGCTGATGACCATGGAGCAGCAGATGAAAGATAATTCCGACCAAATGGCTCGAGAGATTATCTCTATGGCAATTCAGCGCTGTGCTGCAGACCATGTAGCAGAAGCGACCATCAGTGTTGTTCCGCTGCCAAATGATGAAATGAAAGGCCGCATTATCGGCCGTGAGGGACGCAATATCCGGGCAATTGAAACGATGACCGGAGTCGATCTGATTATTGATGACACACCAGAAGCAATTACCATTTCCAGTTTTGACCCGGTTCGCCGCGAAATTGCACGAATTGCATTGGAAAGACTGATCTCCGACGGCCGGATTCATCCAGCCAGAATCGAAGAAATGGTGGATAAAGCCCGCCATGAAGTGGACGCGACCATTAAGCAGGAAGGTGAACGAGCTGTTATTGAGGCCGGTGTAAACGGTCTGCATCCTGAATTGATCAAACTTCTGGGACGATTGCGTTATCGTACCAGCTATGGGCAGAACGTGCTCAATCATTCTCTTGAAGTTGCTTCCCTTTGTGGAATTATGGCAAGCGAACTCGGAATGGATCCGACTGTTGCGAGAAGAGCCGGTCTTTTACATGATATTGGAAAATCCCTGGATCACGAGATGGAAGGTTCCCATGTAGATATCGGCGTTGATGTCGCCCGTAAGTACAAGGAAAGCGAAGCAATCATTCATGCGATTGCCGCACATCACAATGATATTGAACCTAAAACGGTAATTGCCTGTCTTGTTCAGGCTGCCGATGCAATCAGTGCCGCTCGTCCCGGCGCTAGGAGAGAGAATCTGGAAAACTACATCAAGCGCCTTGAAAAGCTTGAAGAAGTCGCTTCCAGTTTTGAAGGGGTTGCAAGCTGCTATGCCATCCAAGCAGGTCGCGAAATCCGCGTAATGGTAAAGCCTGAAGTCATCAGCGACGATCAGATGGTTCTGCTTGCCCGCGAAATTTGTAACAAGATTGAAAATGAGCTTGAATATCCCGGTCAGATCAAGGTAAACATTATTCGTGAGAGCCGCGCTTCTGACTATGCAAAATAA
- a CDS encoding response regulator transcription factor, which translates to MIKIVIVEDDEYLCEEIVMTFQKKGYSASGISSFAAPQKEILDLHPDLVVLDVNLPGESGFELCKWLKARTSFPILILTARDTLNDELTALGLGADDFLIKPCHPDRLLARAGRLLQTYGKVKNVIQCGKLSLDTDTYKLVLKDRYLILPEREGKILRFLMEKHPEPVSRTELISFVWGTDEFVDENILQVNMTRLRKDLSKIGLKNTVMTIRGKGYQLEVSDL; encoded by the coding sequence TTGATAAAAATTGTCATAGTGGAAGACGATGAATATTTGTGCGAAGAAATTGTGATGACCTTTCAAAAGAAGGGATACTCGGCCTCGGGTATCTCTTCCTTTGCTGCTCCTCAAAAGGAGATCCTTGATCTTCATCCTGATCTTGTTGTGCTGGATGTTAATTTGCCCGGTGAATCAGGATTCGAACTCTGCAAGTGGCTAAAAGCAAGAACCTCTTTCCCAATACTGATCCTAACTGCCCGTGATACGCTAAATGATGAACTGACAGCGCTTGGCCTTGGAGCGGACGATTTTTTGATAAAACCGTGTCATCCGGATCGGCTGCTTGCCCGTGCAGGAAGACTTTTGCAGACCTATGGCAAGGTGAAGAATGTCATTCAGTGCGGCAAATTGTCGCTCGATACCGATACCTATAAACTGGTTTTAAAAGACAGATACCTGATATTGCCAGAAAGGGAGGGCAAAATTCTTCGCTTCCTGATGGAGAAGCATCCTGAGCCTGTTTCTCGTACGGAATTAATCTCTTTTGTATGGGGTACAGACGAATTTGTGGATGAAAATATTCTGCAGGTCAACATGACGCGGCTTCGCAAGGACCTTAGCAAAATAGGACTTAAAAATACAGTCATGACGATTCGGGGAAAGGGCTATCAGCTGGAGGTTTCAGATTTATGA
- a CDS encoding DAK2 domain-containing protein has protein sequence MINGTDLRNAMISAANNIAKHKSSIDKLNIFPVPDGDTGTNMSMTIGNAAAELEKVTEEKTAGEVTHIAASALLRGARGNSGVILSLLFRGFSKGTEGMDTLGGSDLVNALGIGVEAAYKAVMKPAEGTILTVSRVACEKGKAAAAIDDDPVYVWSAVCKGAAEALENTPELLPVLKKAGVVDAGGKGLCYIFEGMMSVFRDGVIIENDGDEEEKNASASLSDDFFRNAAAEFDQEIHYTYCTEFIVGRNPEIQKDPEELRTFLETMGDCVVVVSDDEIIKVHVHTEDPGNALEAALVFGQLLTVKVDNMKEQHRKAQATEAAKKEELKKAELKSVEPTEEIGFISVAAGEGLATLFKDLGCTHVVSGGQTMNPSTEDILEAVKATPAKNVMILPNNKNIIMAAEQCIPLVTDRKVIVLPTRTIPQGLSAMLSYDPESTTEENSVKMMEAAGNVNTGMVTFAARDSEFGGHKMKQGDILGLENGKMKLIEKDYVHTCSKLTRSMVNRATSFITIIYGQDVTEEQANDAYNRIKSHVSSDIEVTLVNGGQPVYYFIISVE, from the coding sequence ATGATCAACGGAACTGATCTTCGCAACGCTATGATTTCAGCTGCGAACAATATCGCAAAGCATAAATCCAGCATTGATAAACTGAATATTTTTCCGGTCCCCGATGGAGATACCGGAACCAATATGTCTATGACTATCGGAAATGCCGCCGCTGAACTTGAAAAAGTAACAGAAGAAAAAACAGCCGGCGAAGTAACCCACATTGCAGCAAGTGCTCTATTGCGTGGTGCCCGTGGAAATTCCGGAGTCATTCTTTCTTTGCTTTTCCGTGGGTTCTCAAAAGGAACCGAAGGAATGGACACGCTTGGCGGAAGCGATCTTGTCAACGCACTGGGAATCGGTGTGGAAGCTGCCTATAAAGCAGTCATGAAACCGGCTGAAGGAACAATCTTAACCGTCTCCCGCGTTGCCTGCGAAAAAGGAAAAGCTGCCGCAGCAATCGATGATGATCCGGTTTATGTATGGAGTGCCGTTTGTAAGGGCGCTGCAGAGGCTCTGGAAAACACGCCTGAACTTTTACCGGTTCTTAAAAAAGCTGGTGTTGTGGATGCAGGCGGAAAAGGGCTCTGCTATATTTTTGAAGGCATGATGAGTGTTTTCCGTGACGGCGTCATCATCGAAAACGATGGGGATGAAGAGGAAAAAAACGCTTCTGCTTCTCTAAGCGATGATTTCTTCCGCAATGCTGCAGCTGAATTTGATCAGGAAATTCACTACACTTATTGCACCGAATTTATTGTTGGGCGTAATCCCGAGATTCAGAAAGACCCAGAAGAACTTCGTACTTTCCTCGAAACCATGGGCGACTGTGTTGTAGTGGTTTCAGACGATGAGATCATCAAAGTTCATGTGCATACAGAAGATCCAGGAAACGCTTTGGAAGCTGCTCTTGTCTTTGGTCAGCTATTGACTGTAAAAGTTGACAACATGAAAGAACAGCACCGCAAAGCACAGGCGACAGAAGCTGCTAAAAAAGAAGAACTCAAAAAAGCAGAGTTGAAATCTGTAGAACCTACGGAAGAAATCGGATTTATTTCTGTAGCTGCAGGAGAAGGACTCGCAACCCTCTTTAAAGATCTTGGATGCACTCATGTTGTAAGCGGCGGTCAAACGATGAATCCCAGTACAGAAGACATTTTGGAAGCTGTCAAAGCAACTCCGGCCAAAAATGTTATGATTCTGCCGAATAACAAAAATATTATTATGGCCGCTGAACAGTGCATTCCGCTCGTCACCGACCGTAAAGTTATTGTTTTGCCCACCCGCACGATTCCACAGGGACTTTCTGCCATGCTTTCTTATGATCCGGAATCCACTACGGAAGAAAATTCCGTTAAAATGATGGAAGCTGCCGGGAATGTAAATACCGGCATGGTTACTTTTGCCGCTCGTGATAGTGAGTTCGGTGGCCATAAGATGAAACAAGGCGACATTCTTGGCCTTGAAAACGGCAAAATGAAGCTGATTGAAAAAGATTATGTTCATACTTGCAGCAAATTAACCCGCTCCATGGTAAATCGTGCTACCTCCTTTATCACCATTATCTATGGCCAGGATGTAACCGAAGAGCAGGCAAATGATGCTTATAACCGCATCAAATCCCATGTAAGTTCCGATATTGAAGTCACTTTAGTAAACGGTGGTCAGCCGGTTTATTACTTTATCATTTCAGTTGAATAA